The stretch of DNA ATTTACTAAAAGATATTATTTTGACTTCTCACTCTCCATTTATTATTTCCGATTGCTTGCCTAATAATGTGGTTTTCTTTGATAGAGATGAGGAAAATAAAGTAGAGGCAAGAAGTGCAAAGAATTTAGGATTTAATACTTTTGGCGCAAGTGTAGAATATATCTTACAAAGATTTTTTAAAATGAAAAATCTTGTTTCAGAATACTCTCTTGAACAAATTAAAGAGGTTGTTAAAAATGGCAGTATAGAAGAAATTGAATATGCTATTGAATATTTTGGAGAATCAAGCATCAAACAATTTCTATTTAGAAAATTATATGAAAAAAAGCAAAATTTATGATAGTCCGAAAACTTCAACCTATTGATACACAATTAAGAAAGTTACAAGAAATTCCAGAAACTTTTTTTAGTCGTATTGAAGATTGCGATGATTTTGAAGATGAGACTCTATTTCCGAATTGGATTAGTAATGTTTTTCCTGCAACAGCTTTAAAAACTAAGTTTAGGGCAATCTATGTTAAATATAAATTAATAGCTGATAGAAATGAAAGGCAAAAGATTATAGATGCTTTTATTCATACAAATGAAGTATCAAAATTGTGTTGTAATGATGAACTGACTTTACACATTGAATTGAATGACTTAGAAGAAAATATTCGAGAAGAAATTGATGAATTATTCCTTTACTTATACAATTCGGCTCTTACTTATCCTGGTTTTACTAAATATGTGAAAGGCGATTTAAGAAAAGATATAAAACAATTTACAATTAATAATAGCATAGATATTTGTCCATTCTGCGGTTTAGAAAGCTTAATCCAAATAAAAGGGCAATCTAGAATTGCTTTAGACCACTGGCTAAATAAAGATAGATTTCCATTTGCCTCCATAAATTTTAGAAATTTAGTTCCAATAGGAGAAGCGTGTAATGGTAGAGCCGTTAAAGGAACTGAAAATGTCTTGAAAGATAAAAGTCAAGTAAATAGGATAAAGGCATACTATCCTTATAATGAATATGCAGGAATTTATATTAGTTTTAACTATATTAATGAGCCTTCTATTAATGGAATTACAGATAACGACTGGAATTTAGCAATTAATCCAATAGAAGAAACAGAAAGAAGTGAATTTGATAGCTGGATGTATATATTTAATATTAAAGAAAGATATAGTAGTTATTTAAGAAATTATCCTTTTTTAAGATGGGAAACCAATTATAAAGCATTTGTTAATGCAGATGAAAATGACGATATCGAACATGCTGAAACAATTGATGAATTTAAATTAAATCTAAGACTTTGGAAAAGAACATTTCCTATTAAAAACAGGCATGGTTCAATTATTTATAGACCGTTTATTGATTATTTAATAAATCGTGCTTCAGAGCCTTATCTTTTTAGCTTAGTTGAAAATATTAAAAGAAATCCATATTAATTGGAAGCCTATAGTATTATGCTTAATACTATCCTTCATTTATAATAAAAGCTTGCTTAATTTTATCCTTTGTAGCACAACAACCTTTTAATTTACAACTAATGCTTAAAGCTGTTAAGAGTGTATATTATTAACAAACTCGTTGTAAGTTGAGAGTGAAAAAAGACTTGAAAACCATGACACAATTCCAAAACACCTTATCCTTTGCCAAGAAAATGGACGAAAACGATCCATTGAAGTCTTTTCGCCAAAAATTCCATTTACCCCTTCAAAAAAATGGAGAACCATTCATCTACCTTTGTGGCAATTCTTTGGGATTGCAGCCCAAAAGTACTCGAACTGCAATTGAGCAAGAATTGAAGGATTGGGAAAACTATGGAGTCGAAGGGCATTTTCACGCTAAAAATCCATGGATGCCTTACCACGAATTTTTGACCGAAGCAATGGCGAAAGTCGTTGGGGCAAAACCCATTGAAGTAGTAGTGATGAACACGCTTTCGGTGAATTTGCATTTGATGATGGTATCTTTTTATAGACCAACTGCCAAACGACACAAGATTTTGATTGAATTTGATGCCTTTCCATCAGACAAATATGCGGTGGCTTCTCAAATCAAATTTCATGGTTTTGACCCTGCCGAAAGTCTGATAGAATTGAAGGCAAGGGAGGGCGAGGAGTGTATTCGGATGGAAGATATTGAAGCAGTCATTGAAGCGGAGGGCGAAGAGATTGCTTTGATAATGATTGGCAATACTAACTACTATACAGGACAGTTTTTTGATATAAAACACATTGCAGCATTGGGGCACGCCAAAGGCTGCAAAGTGGGTTTTGACTGCGCTCATGGTGCGGGAAATGTGGACTTGAATTTGCACAAAAGTGGAGTCGATTTTGCGGTTTGGTGCAGTTATAAGTACCTCAATTCTGGTCCAGGCAGTTTGGGCGGTTGTTTCGTGCATGAACGCCATGCACACGATAAAACCTTACCTCGTTTTGAAGGTTGGTGGGGACACAACAAGGACACCCGTTTTGGGATGCGAGATGGTTTTGACCCAATTCCTGGCGTTGAAGCGTGGCAGTTGAGCAATCCACCGATTTTGTCAATGGCGGCTATCAAGGCTTCTTTGGAGGTGTTTATGGAGGCAGGGATGGAAAATTTGCGTAAAAAAGCAGTGAAATTGACGGGGTATTTGGAGTTTTTATTGGACGAAATGGACAATCCCCATATCAAAATAATTACCCCTCGCAACCCTCAACAACGCGGTTGTCAATTGTCTATTCAGGTGCAAGATGCGGACAAAACGCTTTTTAATCAAATCACCGAAGCAGGTGTGATTGCAGATTGGCGAGAGCCCGATGTGATTCGAGTTGCGCCTGTTCCGCTTTACAATTCTTTTGAAGATGTGTTTCGGTTTGTGGAGGTTTTGAAGGGGGAGTTGGAAAAGAATTGAACCTTTTGAAGGAATTTTTCTTGTTAAAAATATGTATCTTTCAGCAAAAGAAACTAAAATTTAAATGCAAAACAAAATCATCATCATTGGCGCAGGTCTTTGCGGAACACTCTTAGCAGTTCGATTGGCGCAGCGTGGTTACACCGTTTCGCTACACGAAAAACGCTCGGATATGCGAAGGGAAGAAGTAGATGCAGGACGTTCTATCAACTTGGCTTTGTCGGCAAGGGGCTTGATGGCACTAGACCGAGTGGGCTTGAAGGAAGCCGTTTTGGAGGAGTGTATTCCTATGCGGGGGCGTTTTATACATCCGCTCAATAGCACGCCTTTCGTTTCGCCTTACAGTGGTCGGGCGGAAGATTACATCAATTCGGTTTCCCGTGGCGGCTTGAATATCACCCTTTTGGATGAAGCGGAAAAGATGGAGAACATCACCATGTACTTCAATAGCAAATGCGAAAGTGTGGATTTGAAGGCTGCAAAGGCAACTTTCAAAAACTTAGAAACGGGTGAAACTTGGGTGGAACAGGGTGATATTGTCATTGGAACGGATGGCGCAGGTTCGGCAGTTCGGCAAAGTTTCATGCGGCAAACGATTCCTCTGCTTTTCAACTTTTCTCAAAATTTCCTAAGACATGGCTACAAGGAATTGAGCATTTTACCCACCGAAAATGGAGGCTATCGCATCGAAAAAAATGCTTTACACATCTGGCCTCGTGGCAGTTTTATGATTATTGCTTTGCCGAACATGGATGGCAGTTTTACGGTCACGATGTTCCATCCTTTTGGAGGAGAAAATGGCTTCAATGAGCTAAATACCAAAGAGAAAGTTCAGGCATTTTTTGAAGCCCATTTTCCCGATTTGATTGCCTATATGCCACATTATATTGAGGAGTTTTTCGAGAATCCTGTGGGTACTTTGGGAACAATTAAGTGTTTTCCGTGGCAGGCTTATGGCAAAACCTTGATTATGGGCGATGCTGCTCATGCGATTGTGCCGTTTTATGGTCAGGGAATGAACGCTTCTTTTGAGGATGTGCGGGTTTTTGATGATGTGTTGAATCAATTGGAAGGCAAGGCAGATTGGGAAAAGATATTCATGGAATTTGAAGTGGCAAGGGTCGACAATGGTAATGCGATTGCAGATTTGGCGATTGACAATTTCCACGAAATGCAAGACCGTGTGGACGATGCGGATTTTATCAAAAAACGCCAATTGGAAATGAAATTGGAGCAGCAGTTTCCCGATTATTACTCCAAATATTCACTCGTCACTTTTCGTCCTGAACTTCCTTATGCTGCTGCAATGAAACTCGGTAGGGCGCAGGATGATTTGCTTTTGCGGATTTGTGAGGGGAGAGAGGTAGAGAATTTGGATTTGGAGGAGGTTATGGAGGAAGTGCGACAGACTATGAAAATTCAAAATACAATTTCAACCTCTCACTGAAATTTAGGTAATAACAAACTTCAGTTATCTAAAATCTGTCTGTTATACACTGTAAAACATTAGTCGCTAAAAAAAATACCATGTCTTCAAAAAACACAATCCTAACCGACAAAGCCAAACCCCTCGGCAATTACCCACACATCAAACGAGTGGGTGATTTTTTGTATATTTCTGGCACAAGCAGCCGACGAGCCGACAATACACACATTGGCGCAGAACAGGATGAAAACGGCAATTGGATATTGGATATTCGGGCGCAGACACGGGCGGTAATCGAAAACATTGAAGTGTATGTAAAAAGTGTGGGAGCCGATTTGTCGAATGTCGTTGACATCACTACTTTTTTGGTGGATATGAAAGACTTCAAAGGCTACAATGAAGTCTATGGCACTTTCTTCAACAAAGAAACAGGCCCTACTCGCACAACCGTTGCAGTGCATCAACTGCCGCATCCCAATTTGCTAATCGAAATAAAAGCGATTGCTTATCATCCTCTGAAAAATAATCAAAAGTTTTTGTCAACTCACTAAACAGCACATACCATGACTCGCAAAACTTTACTTTCTCTTTTACTTCTATTTATCATTGGCGGTACGACCTTTTTGCTGATGAGTTCTTATCCTTTTGGAAGTGGATTTTTGGCGGTGATGACTTGTTTGACCTTGCTTTGGTTGTACAGCTTGCTTATCAAAGATGCCAGTATTATTGACATTTTTTGGGGACCAGGATTTGCAATTTTGGCGTGGTTTTACTTCTATACAAATTCTGATACAGGTAATTTCCGCAATTTGGTTTTGTGTGGGATGGTGACGGTTTGGGCATTGCGATTGGCGGGGCATATTTTTGTGCGTAATCATGGGCAGGGAGAAGATTTTCGCTACCAAGAGTGGCGCAAGGATGGCGGTAAAAACTATTGGTGGATTTCGTTTTTGCGGGTATTTTTATTGCAGGGATTGCTGATGTGGATAGTGGGTTCGATTTTGTTGGTGGCGCAGATGAGTGGTGAAAGTACTTTGCAGCCATTGGATTATGTGGGCATTGTACTTTGGTTGATTGGTTTTTTGTTTGAAGCCATAGGCGATTGGCAGTTGAAGCAGTTTAAGGCGAATCCAGCAAATAAAGGTAAGGTGATGAATCGGGGTTTGTGGCGATATACGAGGCATCCAAACTATTTTGGGGATGCGCTTTTGTGGTGGGGCTATTTTTTGTTTGCACTTTCAACAACAGGTGGATGGATGTATGCGTTTAGCCCTGTATTGATGACCTTCTTATTGATGCGGGTTTCTGGGGCGGCACTTTTGGAGGGTACATTGAAGAAAACCAAGCCAAAATACAAGGAATACATCGAGAAAACGCCTGTGTTTTTTCCTTGGTTTCCCAAAAAAATAGACAGACCTTTGTAGCCTATTACAAGGCTTTTGCAATTTATAAACTTCACAAATTGCAGGTTATTCACAGACAAATAAATGTATGGATACCATCACAAGCATTACCGATTGGATAGAAAGTATATTGGGTTTCAGCCATGAAATGCAACTGGATATATTCAAATCCATTGTTATCATTACTGTTTTGGTGCTTATCCGCAAGCTTTTGATTAAGCTTGTTGTACGCTTCAATAAGGATGTACGATCGAGTTATTGGCTGCGAAATGGGCTTACCTATTTTTTGTTTTTGATAGGGATTATTGGAGTAGGGCATATTTGGTTTCAAGGATTTGAGTTGGTAGCAACTTATTTGGGTTTACTTTCGGCAGGTATTGCGATTGCTTTGAAGGATCCGATTGTGAACATTGCAGGGTGGGTGTTTATATTGTTTCGCCAACCTTTTGAAGTCGGGGATAGAATAGAAATTGGAAATCATGCAGGTGATGTGATTGACCTTCGCATTTTTCAGTTTACCCTCAATGAAATCGGCAACTGGGTGGATGCGGACCAAAGTACAGGACGCATTATTCATGTACCCAATGCCAAAGTTTTCTATGAGTCTGTTGCCAATTATACCAAGGGATTCACTTATATCTGGAATGAAATTCCTATTTTATTGACCTTTGAAAGTGACTGGAAAAAAGCAAGAGAAATTTTGGAAGTTATTGTCATTGAACAAACACATGATGTGAGTGAACAAGCTCGGCTTAAACTCCGAAAAGCGGCAGAAAAGTATATGATTCTCTATACCAAGCTCACACCCAGGGTTTATTTGACTGTTAAAGACAGTGGCGTTTTGCTTACCATACGCTACCTTACAGAACCTCGCACCCGTCGGGGAAGTTCTGAGATGCTTTGGGAAGCCATCCTCAATGAATTTGCCAAACACGACAATATTGATTTTGCTTACCCAACACTTCGATATTATGACAATCGAACAGAAGGCAAAGAAGGGGCAAGGGCAGATTAGTCAAATGTTTTGGTATGTTGGTGTTTTGATGTCTTAATGTTTTGAAGGATTGTTTATTTTTGCAGTTCAACAATCTAACAATATGACCAACAAAGGCAAACTATATTTGATTCCCAATTTGCTGGGAGGTGAGGATGTAAGCATCATTCCAAATTACACAAAAGACATTGCTTGTAGTCTGGATATTTTCATTGTAGAAAATGTCCGAAATGCTCGCCGATACTTAATCAGTCTGGGGATTAGGGAAGCAGGAAAAGTCATTGACGACCTTGTATTTCACCATCTGGACAAACATGCTCAAAAAAATGAATTTAGGGAGTTTTTGGACGAGGCATACAATGGGAAAAACATCGGTTTGATTTCGGATGCGGGTTGTCCTGCCATTGCAGATCCTGGTGCTTATTTGGTCAAAACCGCACATCGCAGAAGCATTGAAGTAGTACCATTAGTGGGACCTTCTTCTATCTTATTGGCACTTATGGCTTCGGGAATGAACGGTCAAGCATTTGCTTTTGCAGGCTATGTACCTTTCAAAAGAGAGGATCGTATCAAACGTTTGCAGCAATTGGAAAAATGGGCTACTCAGCAGCGACAAACGCAAATTTTTATTGAAGCTCCTTACCGCAATGATGGGCTATTGAGCGACATTCTTCAAAATTGCCACCCTGCAACCAAGTTGTGTGTAGCGGTTAATTTAACCCTTCCAAACCAGCTAGTCATCAGTCAATCTATCGAAAACTGGAAAAATGGAACTCTTCCTGAACTACATAAACAACCTGCTATCTTTCTTTTGGGTAGGTAAAAAGATATTTTATACCTCCAAAATTCCCTTTCACTACTTTCTAATTGATACAAAATCCATCATAAAATATATTTGCAGCATACTATTTTTTAACACACCCCATTTAACACTATGACTATATAATAGACCCTGTTTAGCCCTAATTAACACCTAATTTCCCTTTCAAACTAATAAAGTTCAGTTTTATAATTCAAAGTCCCATTTATATGATGGGACTTTTTTATGAGCAAAAACAAGAAATAATTTAGAAACTTAATATATAAATTACATAATAAAAAGCGGGACTCATCCTCCAAAAATTCCCTTTTACACTATTATTATTTTTCAATCAAGGTCTATCTACTATATTTGGCATATATATAATAGCTACCTTACTTAAAAACACACATACACACTATAATAAACACACACATACACACTAAATCTATTCATTACTACATCTAATTTATAAAGTCCCGATTCTTGATTGGGACTTTATTTGTTAACCATCATAAAGAAAAAACTTACTTACAGAAAAGCTGTATTCATCCTCCAAAAATTCCCTTTTATACTATTGTTATTTTGCAATAAAAGTACACCTCCTATATTCGTTGCATTAATAATGGTTATCATTATTCACACATACACACACTAAATCTGTTCACTACTACACCTAATTTTAAAAGTTCCGAATCTTATTCGGGACTTTATTTGTTAACGCTTTTTATGTATCTGACAATTCTTATCTTTCATATCCTTATTCTCCATATCTTTTTATAATTTTCGTTTTTTTGGTATGGTATTGGTGCATCAGAACCATTACATCTATTTCAAAACAACACCAAACATATTCTCTACATGAAGCCCATTTCATTCTGCCATTTAACGCTTTTGCTTCTCTTTTTTGCTATAAATACCATCCTTGCACAACCCATATTAACCTCCAATGCCACACCTGAATTGGGAACAAACTTTCAGGTATCCATCGTAGATCCAGTGCCACTTGGCAACCTGGTATTACCTGCTGGAGAAGGCATTATATGGGATTTTTCGGCAAGTTCAGTGGTAAGTACCCGCATTGCCACTTTTGTAGATGCAGCCACTACAGACGTAGGGATTTTTTTCCCAAATGCAGATATTGCTTTATCCTATGATGGAGATGGGCTGCCGTTGGGGTCTTTCAATCTAAAACATGATTTTTTTGCCCTCTTTGAAGATAGCTTGCTGAATGTGGGTTTCACCACCAAAAGCGGAAACATCATCAACTACAATAATCCAGCTACTGTATTTAACTATCCTTTTTCGTTTGGCGATAAAGTAGAAGACGATTTTAAGGTCAGTTTTGAAGTAGGTAGTACGACCATCGTTGAAGAAGGTACGATTAGTAGGACAGCGGATGGTTTCGGTAAAGTGTTATTACCCAATAAAGAGATGGATAATTTACTGCGTGTAAGAACAATACGCCATTATTACCAAGCCTTTGAAGACAATGTACTGGACACCATTTTCTTTCAAGAGGACCGACTAACTTGGTATTCAGCCAATCAAATTTACCCTGTTTTGAGTGTTACCAAAGAAATAGTGAGTGGCAGTCCTACTCCTCAAACACGTATATATTTCACAGGAGATGTCGAAACCAGCATTGAAGAATACCTCCCAATAGCTTCTATTGAAGCTTACCCAAATCCAAGTTCTGGAGCGTTTCAACTGAAATACGATTTACTGCAATCAACAGATGTTCAGCTAAATGTCTACAACAGCATGGGCCAATTGCTGCAAATTGCAGATAGCGGACGACAAAATGCAGGTAGCCAAACGATAATGATTGACTTGAGAAGTCAAGCACGGGGAATGTATTTTGTGGAGATGATTTTGAACGAAACGGAGCGAGTTGTGCATAAGTTGATAGTGCAGAAATAATCATTTACGATAATTTTGAATCACTTTATCCTCGTTCTTACTTACAAAAAATACATTATTTTTTATTACAACTTTTGTACTTTTTCCTATTGGGACAATGTACGACTTTTGAAGTTTTGCTTCAAAGATTTTCGATTGTAGTGAAAATCCATATTCTTCAAAGAGTAAACTTCAAAAGTCTTCACCTCGAATGTGATAAGTTATTTTGTTGGCAATCACTAACGATTATCCGACTTCAATTTCTGAAAAGCATTTCCTCTGGTTGGTCTAGTAAAAGTGGGTCGAGTGGTACGTGGCGGTTGCGTAGTTGTTTTTGGAGGTTGGGTAGTAGGATTGGTTTGGAAGTTCACCGTTTTAGAAATTCCAGCCGCTTTCAAGACCCCACTTTTAGACTTGATGTTTTGTGAGCGAAAAGTATATTTCCCTTCTGCATCTGTTGAAGTAACAAAAGTTTGTCCACCTGATTGCAGTTCTATTATTTTATTTTTCAACACTTTACCCGAATTGTCTGTGGCTACTCCCACCAACACAGGATTTTGATTGAGTCCCACTTTTTGAGTGGCAAACGTGCCAAAGACCTTGTCGAAATAGACTTCAATGGCATAGATTTCGTCAATTTCAGCGTTCAAACTGAATCCAACCGATGTTGTTTGAGAAGTGTTCGAAGAATTGCTTTTTGCCCACACATTGGAGGTAGTTGTTGTTTTGTTTTCTTGTACGCCAATGCCGATATAACTTCCAAAACCTTTGCTAAATTCTGTCACCGTAGTCGTAAAGTTGCTCTCACTTTGGGTATCTGTTTGCGTAATGTTGTGGCTGAAACTTTGGCTATAGTCCACGCCATTTACCTCCAATTCTCCCAACTTTACAAAACGGTCGTTGTCCAGCGTTATATGAGGACCACCACCAAAAATGGAAGTATTGGTAAGTGCTGTCTTTGGCTTATTGGTCACAAAAGGATCTAATTTCAAGAGATTTTGAACTGTTTCTTGTGTCAATCCACTTGGATGATTGGTAAGGTGAGCCTTCAAAAACTGCACAGAATTGATGCTCACTCTTTCATAGTTCAACAATGTGAGTGATATTTCTCCATTGACTGCCACCCAAGCCATTTCTACATTTTGCAGATACACAATCAAATCTCCCACGCCAGGGCCACCATCATTTGCACCTGTGCTGAATCCATTTTGGATTGTTTCGCTGATAGACAAAGACCCATCATTGGTAACAGTTGTACCTTTTGTCTGTTGCGACTGAATAGTTCCCAAAGCATCGTTCACAAAACCTAAAACTTTTGCAACTGCTTTGGCTTCTGGTTTTTGTGTTTTATTCAAAACAGTGGCAGCTCCGCTAAGTATGGACTTGAAGGTTGCCAATCCTTTGAATTGTGGAAGTGTGACAGGTTTTTTGGTGGAGTTGGTTGAGCTAAAAGACATCTGCATTTTTGTACCAATGGACTTGGTGACGGTATAAGTCGCTTTGTTCTGATTGTTTCGGTCTGGAACAGGCTCATAAACAACTGCAACGGGTAAAGCGGGTACTTTGAAGGCTCCTGCGCTTACCACAAGATTGTGTTTAATGTTCAACACATCAGAGTAGCTTTTGTTATTGGAAGTCACCTTCCAACTGACTTTGGTAGCCTTGCCTACATTGATACGGACGGTGTTGGAGTTGGAGGTAAAACCAGTATTGCCGTCAGCAGTTACTCTAAACACCCCCGAACGGTTGATGACATTGAAGACCAATTCTACATTCACCGCATCTACGCTTGCATGGGGATCTATTTTAGTGGGTTTTAGAGGGCCTCCACTACCTATATTAGGTTTTCCACTTGATCCGCCAATTCCACCAACGCCTCCTACTCCACCGACATCATTTGTTCCATTAAAATCTCCTGGTCGGATAATTTCGGTGGTCAGTCCTGTGAATTTTCCTGTTGCCGCATCAAAAGTGCCTACGTTTATGCTTTCCTGAGGTGTGGGAATCGGAAATTGATTTTCAATTCCTTTAATAATTTGATATGCTTGAGAAGGCTGTGCTACTGCAATGTGGTTGGCAGTAAAAGCAATGCAAACTAAGATTAGGGCAATGCTCTGTCTGATAGACATTTGTGTGATGTTCATGATTTATTTTTTTTAGAGGTTTAAAAAGGAATTTTGTTTGTGGGTGCATTTCCTAAGATGAAATGGGTGGAAAGTTTTGGAAGAATTTTGTAAATTACTTTTCAAAGCACAAATCATTTTCTTAGTATTCTCCTAAAAAAGTCTTATTTTTGTTAAGAATAAAATCAAAATTAGAAACATGAACTTAGCATCTTTTTTCGCTGGTGCAGGAGGATTAGATTTGGGTTTCCAAAAAGCAGGCTTCAATGTTGTGTGGGCAAATGAATATGACAAAAGTATTTGGGAAACCTATGAAAAAAATCACCCACATACCATTCTTGACAAAAGAAGTATTGTCAATATACCATCAAATGAAGTGCCTGATTGCGACGGAGTTATTGGAGGACCTCCTTGCCAAAGTTGGAGTGAAGCAGGTACACTTCGAGGGATTCAAGACAAAAGGGGGCAACTTTTTTATGATTTTATCCACATTTTAGAAGCCAAACAACCCAAATTTTTCCTTGCAGAAAACGTAAGCGGTATGTTGCACGAAAAACATAAAGAGGCTTTGCAGCACATCAAAGAATTATTCAGAAATGCAGGTCAAGGATATGAATTGTCTGTTCAATTATTGAATGCCGCTGATTTTGAAGTACCACAAGACCGCAAACGGGTATTTTTCGTAGGTATTCGTAAAGACCTTAATTTCAAATTTAACTTTCCCAATCCTTTAAAAGAAAAAATCACCCTAAAAGAGGTCATCTATGACTTGCAAGAAACAGTTGTACCTGCAAAAGGGAAAAATCATACCAATAAAGAAAAATGCACTGTCACCAACCACGAATACATGATTGGAGGATTTTCTTCCATTTTTATGTCCCGCAACCGTGTGAGAAGTTGGGATGAGCAGTCCTTCACGATTCAGGCAGGAGGGCGACAGGCCCCGATTCACCCACAAGCACCTAAGATGAAGCTCGTTGATAAAGACAAACGTGAATTTATCAAAGGCAAAGAACACCTTTACCGTCGACTCAGTGTTCGAGAATGTGCAAGAATTCAGACCTTCCCAGATGAATTTACTTTTTATTATGACAAAATAGCAGATGGATATAAAATGATTGGCAATGCTGTTCCTGTCAACCTTGCCAAACACATTGCTTTGGCAATCAGGCAACAAATTGAAGCTGCAGTAGCAAAAAATACCTTGAAAAAAGCATTAGAACTTGTATAGGAAATGGCCAATCAAACAAAAAATGGAAAAGCATTTGAGTATGCACTATTATTTGAACTGTATCAAAACTTGAAGGACTCAACGAAGATTTCTATAAAGCAAAATGCTCCTTTTCTTACCGCTAAAGGTTTTTTTGATGTTTTCTCAAAAGTGGAACAACACACTTTTCGAGCAAGCGCAAGTGCTGCAATTAAATTTTTGATTGATATTGAGCCAAGGCTTTCGAATGGAATAGAGGAAAATGATGCGTTAGTCCTGGAATTGGTTTCGGATAAGCAAGGTCAATCTGGTGATGTACGAGATGTATTGATGATTCGCTCACTACAAAAATGGGAAATCGGAATTTCTGCGAAAAATAATCATAGAGCAGTTAAACACTCACGCCTTTCTATGAAAATTGATTTTGGTGAAAAATGGGTGGGTTTTCCTTGTTCACAAAACTACTTCAATGAAATACGACCTATATTTATGATGTTGGATGCAATCAAGAAAAAAGATAGCTCTACTAGATGGGATTCCATCAATGACATGCACCAAAAAATCTACATTCCCATCTTAAATGCATTTCGCAAGGAACTACTAAGGCTTGATAGAGAATACCCCAAAGAGGTAGCCCAAAATCTTGTGAAATATTTAGTAGGAACAGAAGACTTTTACAAGGTCATTAAAGGAAATGGAAAGGTTGAAATTCAAGCGTATAATTTGCAAGGGACTTTAAATCAGTCTTTTCAGCGAATTAAACCCAAAGCAAAAATTCCATCCTTGAAATTTCCTTCAAGACTCATCGAAATCGTCTATCAAACAAATTCAACTACTACATTATTGGTTTCACTGAATCAAGGTTGGCAAATATCTTTTAGAATCCATAATGCTAGTTCCAGAGTCGAACCATCCTTAAAATTCGATATCAACCTCATTAGTGTGCCACACACACTATTCACCCATCACATATTTGTTGATTAATAGACCTTGTTGCATGTCAAAACAATTCATTATCAATTACTTAATATACAATACCGCCATCGTTTTCCTAGTTTCTAATCAACTGATAGATAAAACAAGTTATAATGAAGCAACCGCCATTCCTCTAATTTTTTCCACATTTGCCTTTTCAAAAGCCATACAAATTCATTTTGTATGGCTATTTAT from Chitinophagales bacterium encodes:
- a CDS encoding AAA family ATPase translates to MTKYLDFKILKIEEGQPPKELLLRNFSDGEHQFLHTIGICMMLKRRRSLLLLDEPETHFNPSWRAKFIKTLNQSITAGSLNLDNINIHLLKDIILTSHSPFIISDCLPNNVVFFDRDEENKVEARSAKNLGFNTFGASVEYILQRFFKMKNLVSEYSLEQIKEVVKNGSIEEIEYAIEYFGESSIKQFLFRKLYEKKQNL
- the kynU gene encoding kynureninase; this translates as MTQFQNTLSFAKKMDENDPLKSFRQKFHLPLQKNGEPFIYLCGNSLGLQPKSTRTAIEQELKDWENYGVEGHFHAKNPWMPYHEFLTEAMAKVVGAKPIEVVVMNTLSVNLHLMMVSFYRPTAKRHKILIEFDAFPSDKYAVASQIKFHGFDPAESLIELKAREGEECIRMEDIEAVIEAEGEEIALIMIGNTNYYTGQFFDIKHIAALGHAKGCKVGFDCAHGAGNVDLNLHKSGVDFAVWCSYKYLNSGPGSLGGCFVHERHAHDKTLPRFEGWWGHNKDTRFGMRDGFDPIPGVEAWQLSNPPILSMAAIKASLEVFMEAGMENLRKKAVKLTGYLEFLLDEMDNPHIKIITPRNPQQRGCQLSIQVQDADKTLFNQITEAGVIADWREPDVIRVAPVPLYNSFEDVFRFVEVLKGELEKN
- a CDS encoding NAD(P)/FAD-dependent oxidoreductase, whose protein sequence is MQNKIIIIGAGLCGTLLAVRLAQRGYTVSLHEKRSDMRREEVDAGRSINLALSARGLMALDRVGLKEAVLEECIPMRGRFIHPLNSTPFVSPYSGRAEDYINSVSRGGLNITLLDEAEKMENITMYFNSKCESVDLKAAKATFKNLETGETWVEQGDIVIGTDGAGSAVRQSFMRQTIPLLFNFSQNFLRHGYKELSILPTENGGYRIEKNALHIWPRGSFMIIALPNMDGSFTVTMFHPFGGENGFNELNTKEKVQAFFEAHFPDLIAYMPHYIEEFFENPVGTLGTIKCFPWQAYGKTLIMGDAAHAIVPFYGQGMNASFEDVRVFDDVLNQLEGKADWEKIFMEFEVARVDNGNAIADLAIDNFHEMQDRVDDADFIKKRQLEMKLEQQFPDYYSKYSLVTFRPELPYAAAMKLGRAQDDLLLRICEGREVENLDLEEVMEEVRQTMKIQNTISTSH
- a CDS encoding RidA family protein, which encodes MSSKNTILTDKAKPLGNYPHIKRVGDFLYISGTSSRRADNTHIGAEQDENGNWILDIRAQTRAVIENIEVYVKSVGADLSNVVDITTFLVDMKDFKGYNEVYGTFFNKETGPTRTTVAVHQLPHPNLLIEIKAIAYHPLKNNQKFLSTH
- a CDS encoding DUF1295 domain-containing protein, with the translated sequence MTRKTLLSLLLLFIIGGTTFLLMSSYPFGSGFLAVMTCLTLLWLYSLLIKDASIIDIFWGPGFAILAWFYFYTNSDTGNFRNLVLCGMVTVWALRLAGHIFVRNHGQGEDFRYQEWRKDGGKNYWWISFLRVFLLQGLLMWIVGSILLVAQMSGESTLQPLDYVGIVLWLIGFLFEAIGDWQLKQFKANPANKGKVMNRGLWRYTRHPNYFGDALLWWGYFLFALSTTGGWMYAFSPVLMTFLLMRVSGAALLEGTLKKTKPKYKEYIEKTPVFFPWFPKKIDRPL
- a CDS encoding mechanosensitive ion channel, whose amino-acid sequence is MDTITSITDWIESILGFSHEMQLDIFKSIVIITVLVLIRKLLIKLVVRFNKDVRSSYWLRNGLTYFLFLIGIIGVGHIWFQGFELVATYLGLLSAGIAIALKDPIVNIAGWVFILFRQPFEVGDRIEIGNHAGDVIDLRIFQFTLNEIGNWVDADQSTGRIIHVPNAKVFYESVANYTKGFTYIWNEIPILLTFESDWKKAREILEVIVIEQTHDVSEQARLKLRKAAEKYMILYTKLTPRVYLTVKDSGVLLTIRYLTEPRTRRGSSEMLWEAILNEFAKHDNIDFAYPTLRYYDNRTEGKEGARAD